In the Enterococcus rotai genome, ATCACTGACCATTAATTGCGGTTTTTTATTCCCATTCCACTCATTAATCGATAATTGTCCTGCAACGTTCGTTGTGCCTTGACCAAATTCATCTGCCTGATTGCCCATTTGAAACGCAATTGCATCTAATTTAGCTCCACCTTGACTTAGCTGGAACTTAAGATGGCTTTTATCAGCCCCGATTTGCCGACTTTGTTCGATTGAAACATCTTCAAATAAGAAATTGGGAACTGGATTGTCTGTCCCAAATGGCGCGAGAATTTTTAATTGTTGGACGAAAGGAATGGTCACTTCATCGACTTTTAAAGACTCATCAATCAATAGTTCTTGTCCTTGTGAAAGATCGATCTGATTTCTTTCAAGATAACGAATTAAATGTTCTTTTACTTTGTTGATATTCTGAATAGGTAATGTCATTCCAGCAGCCATATGATGACCACCAAAATGAGTGAAGTCTTCACGAATTTCGCTTAAAGCATCAAATAAGTTCAGTGCTGAGACACTACGCCCTGATCCCTTAGCAATTTCATCTGATTCATCAATCGTTAACACGATCGTCGGTTTTCCGGTGTCCTGCATAATTCTGCCAGCAACAATACCTAAAACACCTTCATGCCAACCTTTTTTTGCAACGATATGAATGAGATCTGTTGGTTCAATCAGCTCAAAAGCTTCTTTTGTGATTGTAGCGACAATTTCTTTACGTTCATCATTTTGATTATTAATATAGGTCGCGATCCGCTCTGCTTCTTCTTCGTCAAAGGTTGTCATTAATTCAACTCCGGAAGAGGCATCGCCTAATCGGCCTAAAGCATTCAAACGCGGTGCAATCGTAAAACCAATATTTTCTTCACTGATTGCCTCTTTTTTTAATTCTGCTAGATGAATTAAGATATCCAAACCGATTCTTTCACCGTTTTGAATCATTTCTAGTCCCATTTTAACCAGAACTCTATTTTCATCTGTTAGAGAGACTAAATCGGCAATTGTTCCGATCGCAACTAAATCAAGAAATTCAGCTGGCAATTCTCCTAACAGAGCTGTTGCTACTTTAAATGCTACCCCTACCCCAGCTAAGTCTCCAAAAGGATACTGCCCTTGTGGATGTTTTGGATGAATAATTGAAAACGCATTGGGTAATTCTGGTGGCAATTCGTGGTGATCGGTCACAATGACATCGACGCCCTGTTCTGTTGCATAATTAATGGCTTCATGACCTGCTACGCCATTATCGACTGTAATAATCAATTGAACACCATTTTCAATCTGTTCTTTAAACACAGTCAAATTAGGTCCATAGCCATGAATAAATCGATTTGGCAAGAAATACTCTACTTCCCCACCTATCAATTCAATAGCTTCTTTCATAACCGTTGTGCTTGTGATGCCATCAGCATCATAATCCCCATATACCAAAATTCTTTCGCCTTGGGCCACAGCATCTTGGATTCTGGTTATTGTTTTCTCCATATCATGCATCAAAAAAGGGTCATAGAGATTTTCTACTGTGGGACGTAAAAAGGTTTCCAGGACTTCTTGAGACTGAATACCACGATGCCACAAAATTTGACCTAATAAAGGATTGATCTGCTGTTTTGTTAGTATAGCTGAAAATTCTTCTGGCAACGCTGTTTTTTCCCGTAATTGCCATGTATATTTTGCTTTTTTCACGACGTCACTCCTAACCAAGTAATTATATCAAATAGAATCGGAAAACTAAAGAAAGTATCCTAAAAAAACACAAATTAAAAAGCCAAGACAAAATATTACTACTTTGTATCTTGGCTTTTCCACCTTATAAATCTTCGTCGCTCGTTCTTGGTTTAGTAAAGTGATCAACCCGACTACCAACAGGTTCTACGTCAACATTTGGTGATATTGGCGCTTGAGATGCTGCAGCATCGTATTTAGCTTGCAACTCTGCTAGCTGATTCTCGTAGGTCCGTTTAACCTTCTCTACTTCTTCTTGAGCTAATTTATCTGCGTCATTTTTATATGTTTCAATGTCCTTCTTTAATTCTTTTACTTGTTTCTTCTGTTTCCACATTGTCGTTGTCGAAGTCAATAGACCAATCAACGCACCAACAATTGCGGACCCTAGAATAATCAAAATCAATGGACCTGAGATTTTTGCAAAGCCAAAGCTGACTGGAACAGTTTGACTATTCAATACAGCAAAAACAACAACAACCAGAACTAACACCAGACCGATAACTACACGCCACTGGTTTTTCATGAACTGTTTCCCCCTTGTAGTTATATTATTTTTTGTTTAGTACTCCGCCAGCTAATAAATCACCTAAATGTGGAAATAAAGTATACAGCCGGGAAGCGGCTTCCATGATGCGCGGGCGATTGATTTCACGTTTCGAGGTACCCATTGCATTCACAATTTCTGTAGCTAATTTATTAGGTTCTAAAACGAATAGATCCACAGAAGCTAGATAATTGCCAGTAGGATCCGCTTTATCAAAAAATTCAGTTTCGATTGGGCCCGGATTAACGGTCGTAACTGAGATACCTAAAGGCTTTAGTTCTAAACGTAAAGCATTTGAAAAACCTAGAACAGCAAATTTAGTAGCAGAGTAAATAGTTGATTTTGCTGTTGCCATTTTTCCAGCCATCGATGCAACATTAATAATATGCCCAGTCCCTCTTTCAGCCATTTGGATCGCAGCTTTTTGAGTAAAGACCATCATGCCTAGGACATTTACCTCAAACATGTTTCTAGCAATCGCTAAATCCGTATCGATGAAATTTTCAAATAGTCCAAAGCCAGCATTGTTGACTAGTACGTCAATAGGGCCAACTTCCGTCTGGATTTTCTCAAAAACAGTCTCAACATTGTCAGGATCGGCAATGTCTAATTGGAATGAATGAGCCATTTTTCCGCTCAGCTCTTCACACATTTCTTTCACTTTTCCAATCAAGTTGATTCTTCTAGCACAAACTACTACGATGGCACCTTGTTTGGCTGCTTCGTAACAAATTTGTTCACCTAACCCTGCTGAACCACCCGTTACGACAACAACTTTGTCAGCTAACGCTTGTCCTTTAACCATACTTGTTCCTCCTCACTCATTTCTAAAAGGGATCTCGATAATCTCCATGTCTTTAACAATCTTAGTGTTCCGGAAAATTTCTTTGGCTTCATTTTCTAATTGGATAATGTCCCCTGTTAAGTATCGAGCACTAATATGCGTCAATATTAATTTTTTAGCGTTTGCTTCCAGAGCAACTTGGGCCGCCTGATGACTTGTTGAATGATAATACGCTTTTGCCATTTTTTCTTCTTCTTTATTAAAGGTGCTTTCATGAACGAGAACATCGGCGTCTTCTGCAAGTGATACACTATTTTGGGTTTTTCTTGTATCACCTAAAATAGTGACGATTCTACCAAGTTTTTTCTCACCAACGAAGTCTTTTCCATTAATCACTGTTCCATCAGATAAGGTTACAGATTCTCCTCGTTTGATTTTTCCGTATATCGGTCCTGAAGGGATGTTTAAAGCTGCTAATTTTTCTACTTGTAACTCCCCTTCATGATCCGCTTCAACAATCCGGTAACCGAAACTAGCAATGCCGTGGTCTAATGGCAGACAGGAAACTGTAAATTGTTTGTCAGAAAAGACGGTGTCTGCTTTAGTGATCTCAATAAACTTCAATTCATATGAAAGTCGCGTTTGGGAAACTCTCAGCGCTGTTCGCACATAGTCGGCGATTCCAACAGGTCCGTAAATCTCTAGTTTTTCATTGCCGCCTTGGAAAGAGCGACTACTTAATAAGCCTGGTAGACCAAAAATATGATCGCCGTGTAAATGAGTGATAAAAATTTTCTCGATTTTTCTTGGGCGAATGTTACTTTTCAAAATTTGTAATTGTGTTCCTTCGCCACAGTCAAACAACCAAACTGCATTTCTTTCGTCTAATAATTTCAGCGCAATGCTACTCACATTACGATGTTTTGCTGGAACCCCAGCGCCTGTACCTAAAAATTGTAATTCCATTGGCTACCTATCTTTCTTTAAACTTCTTCTTTATTTTAGAAGAAAGTTGCCGCTTTAGCAAATAATATTTATTTTACAGGAAAACGCAGCCTAACTGTTGTACCTTTTGGATCTGTATCTAGTAAGTCGATTTTTCCTTGGTGTTCATCTACGATCCATTTAGCAATAGCTAACCCGATTCCGTATCCACCTGTTTTACGGTTCCTAGACTCTTCTCCTCGATAAAACCGTTCAAAAACAGCGCTCTTTTTTTCTTCAGCAATTCCAATGCCAGTGTCGCTAATCTTAAGTAGCCACTCGTTATTTTTGACAGTCGAAAAGACAGTTATTTTTTCACCAGGAGCGGTATACTTTAGAGCATTATCCAACAAGATAATCAGTAACTGATGAATTCTTTTCTTATCGAAAAGCAATTGTTGTTCTTCTCCTAAATCAATAATGAACTCTTTTGCTTCTGCAGTAGCCAATTCTTGATATGGTATGAGTACAGTCTTTAAAAAAACGTTGATTTTTACAGGTTCTTTTTCCAATGTCAACGAGTTGGAATCTGATCGTGCCAATAAAAGCAAGTCACTAGTGAGTTGGCTCAGGCGTTGGACTTCATCTAGTGATAAAGCAATTGTTTCTGACTCTTCTATAATCGTATGGTTTGGTTTAGTAAATAATTTTTCTAATTTCGCTTGAATGATCGTTAATGGTGTTCGCAACTCATGAGAAGCATTTTCAACAAATTCTTGCTGCTTTTTCCAAGAAATCAAAATAGGTTTCATAAACCATTTTGAAAGAAAGTAACTTAACGCAATCGACAATAATCCGAAAATAATCATACAGATAATTAAGATTTGCTTGAATTGCTCAACCGTTCCTTTAATCGGATCAATATTTACTAGAAGTTGAACGTAAGCGACCTTTTCTGAATTTGTAGCTGATAAAGTGATTGAGCGAAACTGTAATGAACGATTGTTACTATCTTTTATTTGAACGCTAGTGATTTTATTTAAGTCATCAGTTGATAATGTTAACTTCTGAAAGTCATAAAAACGCGAACCTAATTCAGCTTCATTAAGTATATCTCCCTCTTTAGACCAAAGGATCACCTGTTGTTGAAAATTATTAGGTGGTGGTGTATCAAATTTGCCTAACTGAGAGGGATCTCCTTGCGTGCGCTCTACTTGGAGCAATTGATGCGATAAAAATTTTTGATCTTGAGAAAGACGCTTTAGATCATGATCAACCGTTTGATAAATTGATGTTTGGACTAATCGAAACACAATCAAGCCTAGGATTAAAAAGATACTTGCAAATGAAATCAAATTGATCAGAAAATAATTGATTCTCTGCTTTTTACTCAGTTGTTTATTCATGCTTCACATCCTCAGGTACTTCAAAAAGGTAACCAACATTACGCAAGGTTTTAATCCAACGGTCGATCTCCCATGGCTTCAAGTTCTTTCTTAAATTACTCATATAAACTTCAACTACAGTGAGTGTCGTATCGGATTGAAAGCCCCAAATACGATCAAATAATTGATCTTTCGTAATGATTCGTCCCTGATTTTGCATCAAGTAGTGTAATAAATCAAATTCTTTTCCTTGCAGCGTGATTTCATTCCCCTTAAAACTGGCTTGTCGATTATCTAACTCTAAACATAACGGTCCGATTACTAGCTCATTTTTCCCGTTCATTCCTAATGATCGACGAGCTAGTGCCTGAACACGCAGTAATAGCTCTTCACGATGGAATGGTTTGGTTAAATAGTCATCGCCGCCATTTTTAAAGCCATTCACCTTATCTTCCAGGCCATCTTTAGCGGTTAATATCAGAACCGGTGTATAGATGCTTTTTTTTCTCAATGCCGTCAAAACCTGTTCACCAGACATGGTCGGCAACATTAAATCTAGAACGATTAGATCATAGATCCCACGTTCCCCCTCGTATAATGCTTCTGCTCCATCATAAATTTGCGTGATTTCACCGATTTCAGATAAAATCTCTAAAATGCTATCCGACAAAATTTCATCATCTTCAACTAATAAGATTTTTAACAGTGTTCTTCACATCCTTTAAGCTCAAAAAGACGTGCCAAAAGAGTTTTCTTTGTCACGTCTTCTGAGTTATTTAATTGCTTTTATTTTGTGCATATCGCTTAATTTTCGTCTTTTTCACTTGTATCTTGCTTTTTATCTTGCCAAGATTTTTCAGCAGAGTCTTTTGTTTCTTTTTCGACTGCTTTAGCATCTGTGATCTCTTTTTCGACATCTTCAAAATCTAAGCGGGTAATTTCGCCGCCTAATTCATTCATAATCAGTTGATTTAAAGGGCGATTATCATCTTCTTCAGCAATCAGAATGAGTCCAGTTTCGCCTACACCGATTTGTTTGGTCACATGTTCAAAAACAGTTTGTGCACCTTGGATCTCTTTAGCATCTTGAGAAGCACCAAAGAGACTTCCTGCAAACCAACCGAGTAAAATTCCTAGTGGACCGCCTAAAATGCCGATCAACATACCGATCATACTGTTTTTTGATGTATGATTATTACCGGTAAAGTCTAAGAAATCATCAATTTTAAATTGATGAACCCCATCGTTTATATGGGTTACAACAGCCATTTGCTCTCCTTTGATTTTTTTCTCAACATACAGTTTTTTTATCTCTGAAAATGCTTGGTAAGCTTGGCTCTCTACTTCAAAATGCATAATTATGACACGTTTCGACATTTGACCACCTCGTTCTATTTGATATCCTTATTCTATCAATAAACTAGTCAATAGTGCAATGAAAATCAATTATCTGGGGCCTTGGCCACCAGGTCCGCCCCCCATTTGACTGCCGGTGACTACCGCACCAGATTGATCAACTGAAGTTAACATGCTATCAATGGTAATTTTGGCTAGCTCTGTTCCACCTGTATAGTTGCTATTACTATACAAACCATTTTTAACGGTGCCAGATTCTTTACCCCCAGTATATAACGTTACGGTTTCTCCGACTTTTAGGTTTGGCGAACTAATAGTAATATGAGAAAAATCTTTGTCTGGCGCAAGTGAAATAATCGAATCACCCGCAGCATTTTCCAAGTGAACCACTGTTCCAGCTTTTTGTGTTTCGTCAAAATATACACTTAAGGACGCTTGAGTAGAAACGTCGCTTGTACTCATCGCCATACCTGCGCTACCGCTTGCTGCCAATAGACCACCAGTCATAGTGAAGGTTCCGTCATAATCAAGGGCTGCATTACCGTTATCAGTAGGTCCATTTACAATCAGCGTTCCATCTGTTATCCGAACGTCCCCATTGCTATCAATCCCATCGCCATCAGCATTTACGTAGGTGGTTCCACCATTTATTTCGATAAACTTAGTACTGTCTCCCCCACCAGCTGGTTGACCGCCAGGTTCTCCAAATGAGTCTGCTCCAAATTGACCACCAGCTTCCGCTTCTCCAGAACTGCCTCCTGCAGCATTGATTCCATCGTCTGATGCGTTGACAGAAATGTCCCCGTTATTAATGGTCACGGTTGCGCCTTCTAATCCTTCATACGAATGGTTAACATTGATTGTTCCGTTATTAATCAATAAATCAGTATCCGCATGAACCCCATCATCACCACTTGCTAATGAGAACGTTCCGTTATCGATCGTAACAGTCGCATTTGAATGGATGGCATCATCAGCTGTGTTTAAATCAAAGTCTCCATCCTCTATAATAATATTACCGGAAGCTTTTAAACCTTTGTAACTAGCCGTAGTATCAATTGATTGATCGTCATAACCTTTTGCTGTCTGAATTTGGATCTCAGCTTTCCCAATCGATAAGTTAGTTTCTGCTTGAATCCCATCATTTCCTGATTGAATCGCAAATGTCCCACCATCGATCGCGATCCACCCTTTACTTGTGTCAGTGCTATTATTTGCTTGAATTCCATCTCCTTCAGTAGTTGCTAGCGTAAATGTTCCATCTGCAATTGATACGGAATCTTTGCCTTTGATTGCATTATTTTTAGCAGTGACTTTGATTGTTCCATTGGTAATCACTAAATCGTCTTTACTACGAATCCCGTTGCTATAGTTGCCACTAACTTCTAGATTTCCAGTCCCATTGATCGTTAAATCATCTTTGCTATAAAATGTAGCATCGGGTTCGGTTTGATCAGTAGTAGTAAATGTATAGTCAGAACCATCTGAAAGAGTATTATTTGTTCCTTGAGCTAAAGTTGTAATCACTTTTTTAGCTTGCTCAACGTAAATGGCTGAGGAAGACTCATTTGTTATTTCAACATTATTTAAAACTAAATGAACTGTTTCCTCGTTAGCGTTGATTTTCAGTTGGCCATGGTAATTACCCGTTATAATATATGTTCCACCAGCAGTAATTGAGACGATCTTATCTTTTTCAGAGACGCCTGAACCGGTAATGACGCTACCAGAATCCTTTAACTCGATTGTTGTAGCGGTATTTTTATCATATTCTTCATCAAAATCTTCCTCTTCATACACACCATATTTGTTGTCAGCTGTTTTTGTTGCTTCTTGAACCGAGACAACCTGCTCCGAATTTTTTGTTGTCGATGCTGTTGTTTTGACAGTCTCTTCTTTTGCACAACCTGCCAATAGAATAATAAGCAACAGGCTTAAGATCGCTAAGTTGAATTTCGTTTTTTTCATTATAAGCACCTACAATTCTTCTCTATTTGTCGAAACTTTCCCAAAAACAATCGTTAAATTGCCATTTCTGACACGCATTGCATCCATAAGTTCCTTTTCTTTTTGATTATCCTTTAAGGTAACGCGATAACGTAACTCATATAAACTACCCATGTTTGTCGTTTTTACCGAGTCTAAATTTGCCGCATAGGTATATTGTTGAAACAGGTCGTCAAATAAACCAGGATAATCTAAATCTTCAGGAATCGTGATTTTTATTTCTCTTTCTGCAACTTTTTGTTTCTCCCCAAAGTGAATGGTATTCAACAGGATTAAAAACAATGCGATAACGATAGAAAATAAAACAATATAATGAACATAGCCCATCCCGGTTGCTAAACCAATGCCCATTGACCAGAAAATACTGGTGATTTCTCTAGCGCCTCCAGCTACAGAGCGAAATCTGATCAAACTGAATGCACCTAAAACCGCAACACCAGTCCCTAAATTACCATTAACTAACATGATTACTAATTGCACCAATAGTGGCAAAACAGCTAACGTAATCACAAAATTTTTACTATAGACATTTCGATACATATGAACACATGCAACTAAAAGACCTAATAAAACG is a window encoding:
- the recJ gene encoding single-stranded-DNA-specific exonuclease RecJ; the encoded protein is MKKAKYTWQLREKTALPEEFSAILTKQQINPLLGQILWHRGIQSQEVLETFLRPTVENLYDPFLMHDMEKTITRIQDAVAQGERILVYGDYDADGITSTTVMKEAIELIGGEVEYFLPNRFIHGYGPNLTVFKEQIENGVQLIITVDNGVAGHEAINYATEQGVDVIVTDHHELPPELPNAFSIIHPKHPQGQYPFGDLAGVGVAFKVATALLGELPAEFLDLVAIGTIADLVSLTDENRVLVKMGLEMIQNGERIGLDILIHLAELKKEAISEENIGFTIAPRLNALGRLGDASSGVELMTTFDEEEAERIATYINNQNDERKEIVATITKEAFELIEPTDLIHIVAKKGWHEGVLGIVAGRIMQDTGKPTIVLTIDESDEIAKGSGRSVSALNLFDALSEIREDFTHFGGHHMAAGMTLPIQNINKVKEHLIRYLERNQIDLSQGQELLIDESLKVDEVTIPFVQQLKILAPFGTDNPVPNFLFEDVSIEQSRQIGADKSHLKFQLSQGGAKLDAIAFQMGNQADEFGQGTTNVAGQLSINEWNGNKKPQLMVSDFSVDGMQLFDFRGKNSRQKEIPIANTLYIYFNSESKKLVDEQTDHWLFTTVDEAVMMIEKTNSQQLVFVDCPDDVGLLKQITQTGKIERVYMLGVSHEEAYLNGTGTREQYAQLYKFVRQQEQVDVRYKLNVVAQHLKIQEKLLIFMIQVFFDLGFVTIENGVLRKVESPENHPLTESKVYQTRLKKIKTEEFLLYSDRETLQQWLWNEEEV
- a CDS encoding LapA family protein; this encodes MKNQWRVVIGLVLVLVVVVFAVLNSQTVPVSFGFAKISGPLILIILGSAIVGALIGLLTSTTTMWKQKKQVKELKKDIETYKNDADKLAQEEVEKVKRTYENQLAELQAKYDAAASQAPISPNVDVEPVGSRVDHFTKPRTSDEDL
- a CDS encoding SDR family NAD(P)-dependent oxidoreductase, producing MVKGQALADKVVVVTGGSAGLGEQICYEAAKQGAIVVVCARRINLIGKVKEMCEELSGKMAHSFQLDIADPDNVETVFEKIQTEVGPIDVLVNNAGFGLFENFIDTDLAIARNMFEVNVLGMMVFTQKAAIQMAERGTGHIINVASMAGKMATAKSTIYSATKFAVLGFSNALRLELKPLGISVTTVNPGPIETEFFDKADPTGNYLASVDLFVLEPNKLATEIVNAMGTSKREINRPRIMEAASRLYTLFPHLGDLLAGGVLNKK
- the rnz gene encoding ribonuclease Z, whose translation is MELQFLGTGAGVPAKHRNVSSIALKLLDERNAVWLFDCGEGTQLQILKSNIRPRKIEKIFITHLHGDHIFGLPGLLSSRSFQGGNEKLEIYGPVGIADYVRTALRVSQTRLSYELKFIEITKADTVFSDKQFTVSCLPLDHGIASFGYRIVEADHEGELQVEKLAALNIPSGPIYGKIKRGESVTLSDGTVINGKDFVGEKKLGRIVTILGDTRKTQNSVSLAEDADVLVHESTFNKEEEKMAKAYYHSTSHQAAQVALEANAKKLILTHISARYLTGDIIQLENEAKEIFRNTKIVKDMEIIEIPFRNE
- a CDS encoding sensor histidine kinase, with the translated sequence MNKQLSKKQRINYFLINLISFASIFLILGLIVFRLVQTSIYQTVDHDLKRLSQDQKFLSHQLLQVERTQGDPSQLGKFDTPPPNNFQQQVILWSKEGDILNEAELGSRFYDFQKLTLSTDDLNKITSVQIKDSNNRSLQFRSITLSATNSEKVAYVQLLVNIDPIKGTVEQFKQILIICMIIFGLLSIALSYFLSKWFMKPILISWKKQQEFVENASHELRTPLTIIQAKLEKLFTKPNHTIIEESETIALSLDEVQRLSQLTSDLLLLARSDSNSLTLEKEPVKINVFLKTVLIPYQELATAEAKEFIIDLGEEQQLLFDKKRIHQLLIILLDNALKYTAPGEKITVFSTVKNNEWLLKISDTGIGIAEEKKSAVFERFYRGEESRNRKTGGYGIGLAIAKWIVDEHQGKIDLLDTDPKGTTVRLRFPVK
- a CDS encoding response regulator transcription factor → MLKILLVEDDEILSDSILEILSEIGEITQIYDGAEALYEGERGIYDLIVLDLMLPTMSGEQVLTALRKKSIYTPVLILTAKDGLEDKVNGFKNGGDDYLTKPFHREELLLRVQALARRSLGMNGKNELVIGPLCLELDNRQASFKGNEITLQGKEFDLLHYLMQNQGRIITKDQLFDRIWGFQSDTTLTVVEVYMSNLRKNLKPWEIDRWIKTLRNVGYLFEVPEDVKHE
- a CDS encoding DUF1269 domain-containing protein, with the protein product MSKRVIIMHFEVESQAYQAFSEIKKLYVEKKIKGEQMAVVTHINDGVHQFKIDDFLDFTGNNHTSKNSMIGMLIGILGGPLGILLGWFAGSLFGASQDAKEIQGAQTVFEHVTKQIGVGETGLILIAEEDDNRPLNQLIMNELGGEITRLDFEDVEKEITDAKAVEKETKDSAEKSWQDKKQDTSEKDEN
- a CDS encoding carbohydrate-binding domain-containing protein produces the protein MKKTKFNLAILSLLLIILLAGCAKEETVKTTASTTKNSEQVVSVQEATKTADNKYGVYEEEDFDEEYDKNTATTIELKDSGSVITGSGVSEKDKIVSITAGGTYIITGNYHGQLKINANEETVHLVLNNVEITNESSSAIYVEQAKKVITTLAQGTNNTLSDGSDYTFTTTDQTEPDATFYSKDDLTINGTGNLEVSGNYSNGIRSKDDLVITNGTIKVTAKNNAIKGKDSVSIADGTFTLATTEGDGIQANNSTDTSKGWIAIDGGTFAIQSGNDGIQAETNLSIGKAEIQIQTAKGYDDQSIDTTASYKGLKASGNIIIEDGDFDLNTADDAIHSNATVTIDNGTFSLASGDDGVHADTDLLINNGTINVNHSYEGLEGATVTINNGDISVNASDDGINAAGGSSGEAEAGGQFGADSFGEPGGQPAGGGDSTKFIEINGGTTYVNADGDGIDSNGDVRITDGTLIVNGPTDNGNAALDYDGTFTMTGGLLAASGSAGMAMSTSDVSTQASLSVYFDETQKAGTVVHLENAAGDSIISLAPDKDFSHITISSPNLKVGETVTLYTGGKESGTVKNGLYSNSNYTGGTELAKITIDSMLTSVDQSGAVVTGSQMGGGPGGQGPR
- a CDS encoding DUF4956 domain-containing protein; this translates as MLSSLLVESSVELSFKQLLVCIIASVLLGLLVACVHMYRNVYSKNFVITLAVLPLLVQLVIMLVNGNLGTGVAVLGAFSLIRFRSVAGGAREITSIFWSMGIGLATGMGYVHYIVLFSIVIALFLILLNTIHFGEKQKVAEREIKITIPEDLDYPGLFDDLFQQYTYAANLDSVKTTNMGSLYELRYRVTLKDNQKEKELMDAMRVRNGNLTIVFGKVSTNREEL